In the Arachis ipaensis cultivar K30076 chromosome B04, Araip1.1, whole genome shotgun sequence genome, aattgaggataaatgcttccgttgtggtAGAAAGGGTCATTGGTCGCGTACCTGTTCTACACCAAGGCACCTAGACGATCTTATCAAACATCTTTGAAAAAAGAcgacaaagaaaaggaaacatattttgtttcaaatgatgaaaattccaccactcattatgatgtatctaatttctttgaggattctgaaggaaatattggctatttgatcaatgatggaatagtttaatatgtgtgtttgttaagtattcatgtgaataattttattgttaagttttattttctatgcatctgaatttcaagtatgatgtataataaaatatttatgaatttcaaaattattgCACATatatttctactcattttattattatttgtctttgaagagaatggcaaggacatataatgaagatgtatgccttgtgaatagtgcaagttcgcacaccattctcaaaagtgatatatattttatccatcttgtgccaaaagaagaatatgttaatactattattggcttaagcaatgtgattgaaggctgcgaaagagctataattttgtttcctggaggaacaaaattcataataaataatgcactattatctaccaagtctctaaaaaacttgttgagttttaaagatattcgccgaaatggatatcatattaaaacaatgaatgagaaaaatcatgagtatttatgtatcacaactcatgatttaaataaaaaggttatattagaaaagttactgtcactttcatctgggttgtattataccaagattagtgcaattgaatcacatgccattgtaaaccagaagtttactaacccaaatgaattcataacttggcacgaccgattgggccatccgggaacaaccatgatgcggagaattattgaaaactctcatggacatttactaaagaaccagaagattctttaaactagtgaattttgttgtgctgcatgttctcatgaaaagttaattttaaggccatcaccaataaagattggatttgaatcccctgaattcctaaaaaggattcaaggtgatatatgtggatctattcatccaccatgtggatcttttagatattttatagtcctaatagacgcatcttcgagatggtcacatgtgtgcttattatcttctcgcaacctggcgtttgcgagattactggctcaaattattcgattaaaagcacaattccAGAAAacccaatcaaagcaattcgtcttgataatgctggtgaatttacttcccaagcttttgatgcttactgtatggctaatggaataagtgttgaacatccagtagcttatgttcacacacaaaatgggttagcagaatcacttattaaacacctccaattaattgctagacccttacttatgagaataaatctcccaacctcggtttggaggcatgctattttacatgccgcaacacttattcgtttgaggccaacgagttaccatcagttctctcctatgcaattagcttttggccagcagccaaatgtttcccatttaaaaatatttgagtgtgcgatatatgttcccattgcaccacctaatcgcaccaaaatgagaccccaaagaaaattggaaatatatgttggatatgattctccctctatagtgaggtatcttgagatacaaaccggAGATATATTTAAATCCcgatttgcggattgtcattttgatgaattaaaattttcaacattagggggagagaataagcttcctgaaaaggaacttaattggaatgcattatcattgatgcatttagatcctcgatcagggcaatgtgaactagaagttcaaaagattatacatttgcaaagaataacaaatgaattgcctgatgcatttttcgataTAAAGAGGATAACGAAGTCgtatataccagcgaaaaatgccctaattcgaattgatgtcccagttggacaaattgccaccgaagcaaatacacgccagaagcgtggcaggcctgtcggttccaaagacaaaaattctcgaaaaagaaaagaattaaatacgattcctgttgaaaaagacattgtaaagacacctgcagttgtccaaaattctgatatagttttaacgtcAGAAGAAGTTcaagtacctgaaaattgtgaaaatgacgagatttcgataaattatgtctttacaggagagaaatgggaccgaaataagacaattgtcaataaaatatttgcatataatgtggcagtaaatatcatgcatgaaagtaaggatcttgagccaagatcagtcgaagaatgtcgacaaaggaatgattggccaaaatggtaagaagccatgaaggctgaattagactcacttgcaaaacgtgaagtctttggacctgtagtccgtacacaccagaagatgtaaaacctgttggatactgataagtatttgtgaaaaaacgaaatgagaaaaatgaagttgtacgctacaaagctcgacttgtagcacaagatttttcacaaagacccggtatagattatgaagaaacgtattccctaGTAGTGGATACAATAACATTgaattatttggtcagtttatctacatatcataaactgcatatgcatttaatggatgtggtaacagcctatttgtacggctcattagatcgggatatctatatgaaagttcctgaaggactaaagatatctaaaccatccaataaatattcgcaagggttatactcagtcaaattgcaaagatctttatatggtctaaagcaatttggacgaatgtggtataatcatcttactgagtatctggccaaaaatggattcaagaatgatgatatctgtccatgtatttttataaaaaaatctgcatctagattcattataattgctgtgtatgttgataatttaaatatcattgggactcttgaagatattccaacaattataaaaactctaaaagaagagtttgagatgaaagatcttggaagaactaaattttgtctcggcctacagatcgagcatacaaaaaatgggatctttattcatcaaacgacatacacagaaaagatcttgaagagattttatatggataagtcacacccattgagtaccccaatgatcgtaaggtctttggatgcggaaaaggatcaattccatcctaaagaagaaaaatgaagatatcattggtcctgaagtaccatatcttagtgccattggagcattaatgtatcttgctaataatacacgacctgatatatcatttgctgtgaatttactagcaagatatagttcctctctaagtagaagacattggagtggaatcaaacaaattttttgaTATCTTTATGGAACGGTTGacatgggattgttttatccatatggatccaagttacaactagttggctatgcagatgctggatacttgtctgatccacataaagggagatctcaaataggatacctattcacatatggtggtacagctatatcatggaggtccacgaaacagacaattgcaacaacatcctctaatcatgctgaaatactagcaattcatgaagcaagtcgcgagtgtttttggctcaagagtttgatccaatatattctatcatcatgtggactgattgatcataagatagctccaactatcctgtttgaagataatacagaatgcattgctcaacttaaaggtggatacatcaaaggtgatagaacaaaacatatttctcccaaattcttcttcactcgtgatcttcaaaatcaagggacaattgatctCCAACaaatccgctcaagtgacaatctagctgatttatttacaaagtcactcccaaaattctcctttgaaagattggtacatgagattgggatgtaccgatttcgagacattaaatgatgttgaCAAGacggggagactgtactcttttttccttggtcaggttttttcccattgggtttttcttaacaaggtttttaatgagacagtcccatcacaaaggatattgtactctttttctttcactaaaatttttttttcttattggaTTTTTCCTTAGTAAGATTTTAATGAGGCATATTCCTAAATGGCCATCCAAGAGGGAGTATTGTGATAAGTATGAATGGATGGATGTCCATTTAATATATTGTGACTTTCTTCACAATATTAGGCGGCCAATATTTTCAATAAGAAAAATTTAGTTCTTTAAAAAAAACTAAACTTTATAAAGATTGAAAATGAATATTTTGTACAAGTATAAATAGAAGTGAAAGTCTGAGACATacaatataacaataaaaaataattatctctCTTTCTTTacgaatactttttttttttgtctctctcTATCTATACATACTATaacatataatattagtaaatatattagtcatctttattatattaaaatataattatgataGTAGANNNNNNNNNNNNNNNNNNNNNNNNNNNNNNNNNNNNNNNNNNNNNNNNNNNNNNNNNNNNNNNNNNNNNNNNNNNNNNNNNNNNNNNNNNNNNNNNNNNNNNNNNNNNNNNNNNNNNNNNNNNNNNNNNNNNNNNNNNNNNNNNNNNNNNNNNNNNNNNNNNNNNNNNNNNNNNNNNNNNNNNNNNNNNNNNNNNNNNNNNNNNNNNNNNNNNNNNNNNNNNNNNNNNNNNNNNNNNNNNNNNNNNNNNNNNNNNNNNNNNNNNNNNNNNNNNNNNNNNNNNNNNNNNNNNNNNNNNNNNNNNNNNNNNNNNNNNNNNNNNNNNNNNNNNNNNNNNNNNNNNNNNNNNNNNNNNNNNNNNNNNNNNNNNNNNNNNNNNNNNNNNNNNNNNNNNNNNNNNNNNNNNNNNNNNNNNNNNNNNNNNNGATAGTACACAAGAATTATGTTCCAAaaagtgtgtgtatatatataaacctttaaaaaaaaaaattaaaagcaatggggacaaatttcacaaaaataaaataaagtgatGGTCCAAAGATAAGTTTGTTACCATGTCAGCAGGTTAATGCTGCGGCCATGAATGTATAGCACCTAGACCCCATGCATCCAGATAAAGACATTTTAATCATGGTATTTTTACGGTAACATACGAATATCCATATctatatataaagaaaattaaaataacttaatttaaattttatNNNNNNNNNNNNNNNNNNNNNNNNNNNNNNNNNNNNNNNNNNNNNNNNNNNNNNNNNNNNNNNNNNNNNNNNNNNNNNNNNNNNNNNNNNNNNNNNNNNNNNNNNNNNNNNNNtatattttaaaaattaactacATTTTGAAAATTAGCTATATTTGGTGTCCACGtaagattttttataaaaataatacgaTGCTTGCCATTTGCCAATTCACTCAATAAGAAACCAAATGATGCAATACTTCAACTAGTTCAACCCAATTTGGCTTTATTGATTGTTATCCAATGATACAACCCTACCACATTATCCCTAACTAAAATAGTCAAGGCTAGATTTGGTTAGGCAAGGTTAGGTTACACTTTTTGAGTAGGAGAAATAATGTTGAACTAATGCTACTccatgatgataataataataataataagaaaaaaaaaagcactaATGCTACTGAAGCTCtagttattttgttttattatatataaataatacatGTTGTTTGGTTTGTGAACCTCCTCCAGTTTTCATTCGGATAGGGACATATCACATATGGGTAAAATATATGGGGGATTAGATTCGGTATGATTAGTCTACGCATTCCCAGATATTTTTACCATTAATTTGTAGTATTTgaagaattaatttaattaataaaatcttgTAGAgacgaatttaaaaaatattcatcaCTAATTAACCATTAACCCAATTAAATTAATAACATTTCTTTCTTGAAAGGGATGCATTCTCTACATACCAAAATCAAAACCCATTTGGACAATAAGGACAGCAATGAAAACTCAAAATGTGGCATTGCTATTTTGCCTTGTATTGATTACTTTAAATACATCAAATAATTACATTCACTAATTAACAACCATAGCTAAACAAAGCCTAaaccaattaattaattaataaatcccACAAAATGTGAGAGATCTATGATCTAATCTCAGAGGAAGAAGAATCCAGACACTTGCCATTCTCCCATTGCTTCACAACTTCATTGTATCCCTCAGAAGAATCAAAAGCAAACTCTGCCAATGAGCTTATAGCAACAGACATTCCAGCACAAAGCACCTTAATAGCAACTTCAGCTAATTTTTCCGTAGTCATTACCTCTTCTACTCTTCCAACTTCCACAATTTCCATGTTTCCATTTTCTCGTCTTGAAGCAAACGAGTTCTGCCTAGAATCTTCTCTCAACTGCTGCGAGTAGATCGACCCCATGCCGGCTGCGAAGAAGTCCATGCCATCAAGCACTGCTGTTTCGTGTATGGCGTCTAGTCGCCTTGACCACTGAACACAGAGTCCGAATAACGGGTGAGTACCACTAGAAGTCTGAGGAGAGCATGGTAACTTTGACACGTCAGGCTCGGACCTCACACACCGGAGAAGCCATCCGGCTAGCGCATGGACATAGGATCTTTGCGAAGTAATCCATGACTCGAAGGTGTTTCGCCAGTTTCTTATCTCGAATTCAAGATTTGAAGCCGAACGGGCTAGCCTTGTTGGATCAGTCATCGACATGGAGGAGTGTTTCCTGGCATGTAACTTAGAAGCTAGAAGCATCTTAGCTTCATCTAAGGTTCTCTTCTGCTTCTGATGACATTCTGCCATCACTTTCCACATCTTTGCTAGCCTGTCATTTATTTGAATGACTGAAGAATCAGCACCAGAaatatttaatgcaattaaatGCTGTGCTAGTGTACTATATCTGCATCACATAGTGatctacaacaacaacaaagccttatcccACTAAGTAGGATCGACTACATGAATCAAATGACGCTATTGAACATTATCATGTATTATGTCTACCATTGAGACTGTTTACACGTAGATCTTATTTGATCACTTTTTGTATGGTCTACATATAGTGATCGACATTATAGAAATTAAATAACAAGAGTAAAGCATAATCATATTGAACTAAATCTATACTTAATACTACCGAAAGTAGTGAGATATTTCACCAATGCTACTATAAGCCAGACCCAGAATGACTCTAAATGCCAGACAAAGATGTATGGAGATAATGATTTTGATGCATACCCTTGTACCAATTCAAGAAGTTGGGGATGAAGCTCTTCATCCCTTAGTTTTTCGATTCTCCTGGAAATAGCTTCAACTGTGTGTATTGAAACCGTTGTCTGCGTATCTAAATCTCTGATGGCTGCTCTTGTTTTATCTGCAGAAGAGGGTTCCTCTCCCTTTACATCTTGGTTCCTAAGTTGCTTCCATTTCTTCTCATATGCCATTCGAACCCGTTCTCCGGCCTGTTGAAGAAGAAAGTGAAGGACGTAGTAAATTAGTGACTAATAAACATCATGACAACTCCATGCCTATTAGGTGATGTCTACAATGTGCATCATACAACAAAGGTTTATACTCATTTCTTAGAAGCATTGTAATTTTTCACGTTATGTTAAAATAATTATGGGATCTTGACACTTCCTCATGGATTGAAGGCTGTGTTACCTTGACTTCATCATAAAGCTTTTTCTCCCAAGCGTTTAACCTGTCCAACGTCGAATGGTGACTACCGGAAATCATACAGTGCCCATCCATGAGATCTTTAGTGCCCTCATAAACTTCTTCTCTAATGCTCGGACAATTTGTTAAGAATCTTGACGAGGAAGAGCGCGAGGATGCTGTTCGGAATAGAGCTTTTGGGTTCAACAACTTCGAGGCTGTAACGAAATTTAATACAAACTATAATTCCTGATAATTCATTGTTCTTAAGGACATGAGAAGTAATCTCATAATTCTAACTAATACAAATGTCTGAACACGAAAACAAAGACGCGTTCGCTGAATgtgaaaagaaaaacatgtaTTAGTTTAATCATACCAGACAATTCATTAGATGTTGGTAAATACTGAGATCTCTTGGCCTCTAACAACACTGAGACATCATTTGCCGCATTGCAGACGATTGTGAACTGAGCTTCAAGATCATTGATCACTTCTGCCATGCTGGTTGGCCTTCTGTTTACATAAACAGTAAAACCCGGCGAGTCTTCCTTAGCTTCTTGCTTACCTATAGCCATTTCGCGACGACTGGATCCAATATGGCCTGCAGCCTGTGATTTCGATACTTCCAGAATTGCACTTCCATTTGCTTGTGATTCTTTGACATCATGCTCAGCTTCAGTTTCAGTTTCATTATCTGTtccatcctcttcttcctcctcctcctcctcctcctcttcctcctcctcgtcCTCATCCTCGTCAACATCTTCAACTAATACTTCTTCTTTGGAAGTGTTTCCATTTTTTCCAATGTTTCCAACGTTTCTGGTTCTTTCTTCAGCCACATTTCTCTTCCCAACATAATCTTCTTGTTCAGTTTCGTCTTCTTCTAGGTCCGGTATTCCCTCTTCTTCTCGGACCTGCCTAAGCCCTCTGTAGTCATCATCCATAATAGTCTGATCAAGGCTACTTCTTGAAGGGTAACCGTAGTTGTCTAACGACGAAAAAGGGTTCCAAAAGAAGTCCCATTGCGAATTCTGAGGCGAAGGGGGAGGGATGTTAGGCCTATTACTTGGAGAATAAGGAAAAATTGAAGGATTCATAGGTGAATATTGCATGCCAAAAAATCCATCATTGCCATAATGATGGTGCATTGGAGAATATGTTTCAACCCGGACCATTTCCGGAGATCGAGGCCTTTCCTCAACCAAAACCGCCGGATTACCACCAGGCCTTAAGTAATTCACTTTCAGTGTAGAATTTGGTCCAACTCCGAACTCAATTGCTGCAGGTGTGAACGATTTTGATGAAATAGGAATGAAGCCAGGGCAAGTCTTCTTCCCAGCTGCAAAAGGAGGGGCAATGACTGTGTCCAACGAGAACTCACGAGGCTCGTCTCCCTCGATGTATTCTCGAAGAGCGGCCGAGACTCTTTTAAGGGATTGGATGTAGGCTATGTGTCCGGTGGCGAAGTGAGTTCTTTGTTCAACAGCTTGTTTGATGAAATTCTTTCTATCTTTGCAAATTTGAACTGCCTCTTCATCTTCCAACCTTGATTGAGAACATCCCATTTCTTAATCTACTCTATGTATGTCTCAAGTTTGcattgaaataaaagaaaatcaaagggAATCTTTGAGTCTTCCTTCATATGACACCAAATTCATAAGGAAATCAAAAATATCTGCcataaaaatctgaaattacaTCAACATGAGTGAAAATCTAGAAAGAAAAGAGGGGGAAAATGAAATGTTATATTTTATGAATCAAATAAGCCTACTTAACTATCCTAATAGAAGAAAGGTTATGGAAAATCTAGACATGCTTAACATAAACAGgcctttcctccatgatttcaaGAAAACCAAGCAGAATGCATTAACAAAGCATGAACCTTTTTCATCTGGGAACTGTTCTTTTTTACCAAGGTGAAAAGAAAAagctctgtgtgtgtgtgtgtgtgtgtgtgtgtgtgtgtgtgtgtgtgtgtgtgtgtgtgtgtgtgtgtgtgtgtgagagagagagagagagagagagagagagagagagagagagatatggaAGAAGAAGCTAAAATCCCAAAAATGGAAATAACATAAGAAAAACACAATAAAAGTCACCACTCACCAATTGTAGAAGATGAAGCCCAGTATGCACAAACTAGAatgaaaaaataagaaagaaaa is a window encoding:
- the LOC107639190 gene encoding uncharacterized protein LOC107639190, translating into MGCSQSRLEDEEAVQICKDRKNFIKQAVEQRTHFATGHIAYIQSLKRVSAALREYIEGDEPREFSLDTVIAPPFAAGKKTCPGFIPISSKSFTPAAIEFGVGPNSTLKVNYLRPGGNPAVLVEERPRSPEMVRVETYSPMHHHYGNDGFFGMQYSPMNPSIFPYSPSNRPNIPPPSPQNSQWDFFWNPFSSLDNYGYPSRSSLDQTIMDDDYRGLRQVREEEGIPDLEEDETEQEDYVGKRNVAEERTRNVGNIGKNGNTSKEEVLVEDVDEDEDEEEEEEEEEEEEEEDGTDNETETEAEHDVKESQANGSAILEVSKSQAAGHIGSSRREMAIGKQEAKEDSPGFTVYVNRRPTSMAEVINDLEAQFTIVCNAANDVSVLLEAKRSQYLPTSNELSASKLLNPKALFRTASSRSSSSRFLTNCPSIREEVYEGTKDLMDGHCMISGSHHSTLDRLNAWEKKLYDEVKAGERVRMAYEKKWKQLRNQDVKGEEPSSADKTRAAIRDLDTQTTVSIHTVEAISRRIEKLRDEELHPQLLELVQGLAKMWKVMAECHQKQKRTLDEAKMLLASKLHARKHSSMSMTDPTRLARSASNLEFEIRNWRNTFESWITSQRSYVHALAGWLLRCVRSEPDVSKLPCSPQTSSGTHPLFGLCVQWSRRLDAIHETAVLDGMDFFAAGMGSIYSQQLREDSRQNSFASRRENGNMEIVEVGRVEEVMTTEKLAEVAIKVLCAGMSVAISSLAEFAFDSSEGYNEVVKQWENGKCLDSSSSEIRS